The genomic stretch aagttgaatttccccatggggatgaataaagtatctatctatctatcgatctatctatctatctatctatctatctatctatctatctatctatctatctatctatctatctatctatctatctatctatctatctatctatctatctatctaaattccaACTGCCACACTTTGTCCAAAATGCCCAAGTGTTCTGGATCTTGCTGTAATCTCAGACAACCTTCTCCACCATCTGTTGTACCACCAACATTGTTATCTTCCACAAATTGACTAAACATAGAACTAATATTCTCATGCAAGTTGTTAACATAAATTAAAAAATGCAGGAGACCTGTTAATCACCTGTAGTTTCCATCCTCCGAATAGAAAAACAAGCTACCATTGCCACCCTCTCACGTGTGTCACAAGCTGACTTAAATTAATTTGGCTCGTTCAAACAGGACTTGCGATTCCACAATGACATCCTTCTCCAACATAATATACATGTTTTCCTCTTTCAGCGGGAAATGGCTGGTGTTCTTTCCAACCTGTATTACAGCACCAAGGATGTGAAGGATCTGGTGTCTGCCTATCAATGTGAAGGGGAGACGGGTCTTCAATCGGCCATTGAGAGAAAATCCAAGCAGTTCGAAAATGTACGGATCCGGATTGCGGTAATGGGTGACTCCGGGTCGGGCAAATCGACCCTGATCAATGCCCTGCTTGAGTTGAATGAGAATGAGAAAGGGGCTGCCCCAACTGGAACTAAAGAGACCAGCAAGGAGATAACACCTTATGCCCACCCCACCCTTCCTAACGTTCAGTACTATAACTTCCCTGGGTTGAACACACCAATGTTTCCGGTGAAACAGTTCATGAAGGAAACCAACTTTTCCCAGTATGATTTGGGCATCATTGTCACTGATTCTCGGTTCACAGAGTATGACAAGTTACTGGCTGAAGCACTGAAGAAGGTGGGCAAACCTTTCTACCTGGTGCGCTCTAAGATTGACGAGACTATCAGGGCAGAAAGGCGCAAGAAGGATTACAACCAGAAGGATATGTTCCGGAGTGTGAGGGCATATTGCGTCTCCTCACTACAGGCAGCAGGGATAGAGAAACCTACCGTTTATCTCTATTCGGCCTTTAACCTAGATCAGTTTGATTTTGCTAAATTAAGGGAAGCTGTGGTATCCAATCTTTCGGAGACACAGAAGAATCTATTCATCACAGCTCTCCCCAACACATCTGAAGCTGCTATAGAGAGTAAACGTCAGGCTCTGCGGCGTTTCATCCAGATGCTGTCTGCCATTTCGGGGGCTATTGGTGTAGTTCCCATTCCGGGTTTGTCCCTTGCCTGTGACTTGGCACTCATTACCACTGGTATCCTGTTCATACGGAAGAACCTTGGTCTGGATGAGGCATCACTCAGCAAACTGGCCCAGAGAGTGGAGACAAGTGTAGAGGATCTGAAAAAAGGTACTGAGCACAACTGGGTGTTCGGGGAGATCACACGTCAGCAGGTAGTGTTGTTGATGCAGAGAAGCAGAGTGGCAATGGCGCTGACAATCGCCGAGCCCTTCCTTGACTTTGTACTCATTTTGGGCTCTATCTTTGGGGCAACATCATCCTTTGGGGTGACTCTCATGATGCTGAACAGTTCACTGGATGCAATGGTGGAGACAGCTAAAATTGTCCTTAAAAATGCCAAGGCAGCTGCTTCCTCTGAAGGCATCGGTAACTGAGGGCTGTTATCAGTGTGCCCATTGTACTCTATCCCTGAGGAATGTCACACCATCCTGATATCTATCACCCAAAATCaaggtctttctggcaccccatcccCATCTGGAAAAAAGATGCTGAAGGTACTGGAAATCATGAACAACACACagcaggaattcaacaggtcaggcagcatcaatggaggggaataaacaattcaTCAGGACTCCTGTTAATCCTAACAATGCTTGGTGCAAGTGTTTCCTGTTACCCCAATAGGAGGGCTATCCCTGTTACCATCATTTTCCGGGAGCTGTTTCTCCAAAGTCACTGCCTGACTCAATGAACCACCCACCTCTTCCaggtttatttcagatttccagcatctgcagcattttgcaTCAGAATGCCTCACAATTTAATTTACATTCAGCAATCCTGGTGTAGATGTTTAatgtcacaaacacgagaaattctc from Hemitrygon akajei chromosome 7, sHemAka1.3, whole genome shotgun sequence encodes the following:
- the LOC140729935 gene encoding T-cell-specific guanine nucleotide triphosphate-binding protein 2-like, whose product is MAGVLSNLYYSTKDVKDLVSAYQCEGETGLQSAIERKSKQFENVRIRIAVMGDSGSGKSTLINALLELNENEKGAAPTGTKETSKEITPYAHPTLPNVQYYNFPGLNTPMFPVKQFMKETNFSQYDLGIIVTDSRFTEYDKLLAEALKKVGKPFYLVRSKIDETIRAERRKKDYNQKDMFRSVRAYCVSSLQAAGIEKPTVYLYSAFNLDQFDFAKLREAVVSNLSETQKNLFITALPNTSEAAIESKRQALRRFIQMLSAISGAIGVVPIPGLSLACDLALITTGILFIRKNLGLDEASLSKLAQRVETSVEDLKKGTEHNWVFGEITRQQVVLLMQRSRVAMALTIAEPFLDFVLILGSIFGATSSFGVTLMMLNSSLDAMVETAKIVLKNAKAAASSEGIGN